From one Lolium rigidum isolate FL_2022 chromosome 4, APGP_CSIRO_Lrig_0.1, whole genome shotgun sequence genomic stretch:
- the LOC124646526 gene encoding heavy metal-associated isoprenylated plant protein 39-like has protein sequence MGDMSKKIVVKLELHDKKDKQKAMKAVSALVGIDELSVDMATRKMTVVGMVDPVVVVSKLRKAWAASIDSVGPAKVPEKDGEKKKEEDGKKDGGADAKKDGDGAKKEGEGDKKEGDAKKDDGEKKPTEQQLIAELMNQYRSAYAYHNPYYMNNHYVVQSMEENPNSCTIC, from the exons ATGGGGGACATGTCGAAG AAAATCGTGGTGAAGCTGGAATTGCACGACAAGAAGGATAAGCAGAAGGCCATGAAGGCCGTTTCGGCGCTCGTCG GCATCGACGAGCTGTCCGTTGACATGGCGACCCGCAAGATGACGGTGGTCGGCATGGTGGACCCGGTGGTCGTGGTGAGCAAGCTGCGCAAGGCGTGGGCGGCGTCCATCGACTCGGTCGGCCCGGCCAAGGTGCCGGAGAAGGACGgggagaagaagaaagaggaggaCGGCAAGAAGGACGGCGGCGCCGACGCGAAGAAGGACGGCGATGGAGCCAAGAAGGAAGGCGAGGGGGACAAGAAGGAGGGCGACGCCAAGAAGGACGACGGCGAGAAGAAGCCGACGGAGCAGCAGCTCATTGCCGAGCTCATGAACCAGTACCGATCAGCTTACGCTTATCACAACCCGTACTACATGAACAACCACTACGTCGTGCAGAGCATGGAGGAGAACCCCAACTCCTGCACCATCTGCTAA